Proteins from one Ahaetulla prasina isolate Xishuangbanna chromosome 2, ASM2864084v1, whole genome shotgun sequence genomic window:
- the LOC131192450 gene encoding LHFPL tetraspan subfamily member 5 protein-like — protein sequence MLAAREAAALYQTDFVRNARAVGALWAGCSLCFGILEVVVLIQPAWVQTAPLTYQLPISGALSDPSVSAVGSFGLYQVCTEQDGVLQCEGSLVTLTPIPSFKAAAVFVLMALVLVMGSVASLGLFWVCSAGTVYKVCAWQQLSAATCQALGCLVFPDGWGAPEVRALCGPQARSYTLGTCSIHWAFTLALLGIADALVLATLAFVLGNRQDALLPAGYTPPREGRGVTSALTPD from the exons ATGTTGGCAGCCCGAGAAGCAGCAGCCCTCTATCAGACCGATTTTGTGCGCAACGCCAGGGCAGTGGGTGCTCTCTGGGCCGGCTGTAGCCTGTGCTTTGGCATCTTGGAGGTGGTGGTGCTTATCCAGCCAGCATGGGTACAGACAGCACCCCTCACCTACCAGCTGCCAATCTCCGGGGCCCTCTCTGACCCCAGCGTGAGCGCTGTGGGCTCCTTTGGCCTCTACCAAGTCTGCACGGAGCAGGACGGGGTCCTCCAGTGTGAGGGATCGCTGGTCACCCTAACCCCCATCCCATCTTTCAAAGCAGCTGCTGTCTTCGTCCTGATGGCCCTGGTGTTGGTGATGGGCAGTGTGGCCTCCCTGGGTCTTTTCTGGGTCTGCAGTGCAGGGACTGTCTACAAGGTGTGCGCCTGGCAGCAGCTTTCAGCAG CGACTTGTCAGGCTCTTGGCTGCTTGGTCTTCCCAGATGGCTGGGGGGCACCAGAGGTGAGGGCTCTGTGTGGGCCCCAGGCCAGGAGCTACACCCTGGGTACCTGCTCGATCCACTGGGCCTTTACTCTCGCCTTGCTGGGCATCGCTGATGCGTTGGTTCTGGCCACCCTCGCTTTTGTGCTGGGAAACAGGCAGGACGCTCTCTTGCCTGCGGGCTACACACCACCCCGAGAGGGAAGAG GTGTGACTTCAGCGCTGACTCCAGATTGA